A genomic stretch from Aedes albopictus strain Foshan chromosome 2, AalbF5, whole genome shotgun sequence includes:
- the LOC109621343 gene encoding segmentation polarity homeobox protein engrailed, giving the protein MALEDRCSPQSAPSPPHHHHHHHSQSPVHSATATMMSPTATGTTRVSPTSEEMAPLVPISPLHIKQEVTDQIPPPPPQQTSITFSISNILSDSFGKIPVVPIATQQPPSPMASPPCNSDSNSPNGPSLHHRRDSLFRPYEISKSPRLCSSNGSSSHNPYHTDSESQDSTCYEPQTPNSATAASMLMFNNNHYHPRIPTLYDFSTKTIPSIDPRAALLNGFSATSYPKLHEEIINSHRKFQAKLFESQAKAAAAASIIHPHAMPPLGSLCKTVSQIGQHVASSSPGSSNCIPAPIGSTNGTTGGGGTPNSVASSASPKLSPRPIPKPTATVASSLPGNHGGGGSETGRIHNGSDGGHNGNNDGGMSSDDARSETGSSKDGESGSNLWPAWVYCTRYSDRPSSGPRYRRTKPPKQKGEAEEKRPRTAFTTAQLQRLKNEFNENRYLTEKRRQALSAELNLNESQIKIWFQNKRAKIKKTSSEKNPLALQLMAQGLYNHSTVPLTKEEEELEMRMNGQIP; this is encoded by the exons ATGGCATTGGAAGACCGTTGCAGTCCACAAAGTGCACCCAGTCCGccacaccatcatcatcatcaccacagCCAGAGTCCGGTTCACTCCGCAACCGCAACGATGATGAGCCCGACCGCAACGGGAACCACGCGAGTTTCCCCTACTTCCGAGGAGATGGCGCCACTTGTACCAATTTCTCCGTTGCACATCAAACAGGAGGTGACGGatcaaattcctccaccaccaccCCAGCAGACCAGCATCACCTTCTCGATCTCCAACATCCTGAGTGATTCCTTTGGGAAGATCCCAGTAGTTCCCATCGCCACCCAGCAGCCCCCTAGTCCCATGGCAAGTCCTCCCTGCAACTCTGACTCCAACAGCCCAAATGGACCCTCCTTGCATCACAGGAGAGACAGCCTCTTCCGCCCGTACGAGATTAGTAAGTCTCCACGGTTGTGCtccagcaacggcagcagcagccaCAATCCCTACCACACGGACAGCGAATCGCAGGATTCAACCTGCTACGAACCGCAAACTCCTAACTCAGCCACAGCCGCCAGCATGCTAATGTTCAACAACAATCACTACCACCCGCGGATACCCACCCTGTACGACTTCAGCACCAAGACCATCCCTAGCATAGACCCTCGGGCAGCACTTCTGAACGGCTTTAGCGCCACCAGCTACCCCAAACTTCACGAAGAGATCATCAACAGCCACCGGAAGTTCCAGGCCAAACTGTTCGAAAGTCAGGCCAAGGCCGCAGCCGCTGCCTCCATCATCCACCCGCACGCAATGCCCCCGCTTGGTTCCCTCTGCAAGACCGTCTCGCAAATCGGTCAGCACGTAGCCTCATCCAGCCCCGGGTCATCCAACTGCATCCCGGCTCCGATCGGATCCACCAACGGAACGACCGGTGGTGGTGGCACTCCCAACAGTGTGGCCAGCAGTGCCAGTCCCAAGCTGAGCCCACGGCCGATCCCGAAACCGACGGCCACGGTTGCGTCCAGTTTGCCGGGGAATCATGGCGGTGGTGGCAGTGAGACCGGTCGGATCCACAATGGAAGCGATGGGGGGCATAATGGAAACAACGACGGCGGAATGTCCTCGGACGATGCCCGGTCGGAAACGGGCAGCAGCAAAGATGGCGAAAGCGGAAGCAATCTATGGCCAGCTTGGGTGTACTGCACCCGGTACAGCGATCGACCGAGTTCGG GTCCCCGTTATCGACGAACAAAGCCCCCCAAACAGAAAGGCGAAGCCGAGGAGAAACGCCCTCGAACCGCATTCACCACTGCTCAACTGCAAAGACTGAAG AACGAATTCAACGAGAACCGCTACCTAACGGAAAAGCGCCGCCAAGCCCTTAGTGCCGAGCTGAACCTTAACGAGTCCCAAATCAAAATCtggtttcaaaacaaacgggccAAGATCAAGAAGACATCCTCGGAGAAGAACCCCCTGGCGCTGCAGCTGATGGCCCAAGGTCTGTACAACCACTCGACGGTACCGCTGACCAAGGAGGAGGAGGAGCTGGAAATGCGCATGAACGGACAGATTCCCTAA